In Nocardia yunnanensis, one DNA window encodes the following:
- a CDS encoding CTP synthase gives MGNSRIPARAATKHIFVSGGVASSLGKGLTASSLGQLLTSRGLRVTMQKLDPYLNVDPGTMNPFQHGEVFVTEDGAETDLDVGHYERFLDRDLSADANVTTGQVYSKVIAKERRGEYLGDTVQVIPHITDEIKYRILAMAGPDLHGQVPDVVITEIGGTVGDIESQPFLEAARQIRHEVGRDNCFFLHVTLVPYLGPSGELKTKPTQHSVAALRNIGIQPDALILRCDRDVPQALKNKIALMCDVDVDACISTPDAPSIYDIPKVLHREGLDAYVVRRLGLPFRDVDWTVWGDLLDRVHNPREEVSVALVGKYVDLPDAYLSVTEALRAGGFASKAKVNIRWVQSDECETEAGARSHLADVDAILIPGGFGIRGIEGKVGAIRYAREHKIPLLGLCLGLQCVVIEAARSVGLEDANSAEFEPDTKYPVISTMADQEQIVAGEADLGGTMRLGAYPAVLQQDSLVAAAYGETEVSERHRHRYEVNNTYRDKIAKSGLKFSGVSPNGHLVEFVEYPADQHPFLVATQAHPELKSRPTRPHPLFAALISAALKYKAAERLPVEIPDEVPAAAGEKVSK, from the coding sequence GTGGGTAATTCACGGATTCCGGCGCGCGCGGCCACGAAACACATCTTCGTCAGCGGCGGTGTCGCCTCTTCACTCGGCAAGGGCCTGACCGCCTCCAGCCTCGGTCAGCTGCTCACCTCGCGCGGGTTGCGCGTCACCATGCAGAAGCTGGATCCGTACCTGAACGTCGATCCCGGCACCATGAACCCCTTCCAGCACGGTGAGGTGTTCGTGACCGAGGACGGCGCGGAGACGGACCTCGATGTCGGTCATTACGAGCGCTTCCTCGATCGCGATCTGTCCGCGGACGCGAATGTGACCACCGGACAGGTGTACTCGAAGGTGATCGCCAAGGAGCGGCGCGGCGAGTACCTCGGCGACACCGTGCAGGTGATCCCGCACATCACCGACGAGATCAAGTACCGCATTCTCGCCATGGCGGGACCGGACCTGCATGGGCAGGTGCCGGATGTGGTGATCACCGAGATCGGCGGCACCGTCGGCGATATCGAATCGCAGCCGTTCCTCGAGGCGGCGCGGCAGATTCGCCACGAGGTGGGTCGCGACAACTGTTTCTTCCTGCACGTCACGCTGGTGCCCTACCTGGGGCCGTCGGGTGAGCTGAAGACCAAGCCGACCCAGCATTCGGTGGCCGCGCTGCGCAATATCGGTATTCAGCCCGACGCGCTGATCCTGCGCTGCGATCGGGATGTGCCGCAGGCGCTCAAGAACAAGATCGCGCTCATGTGCGACGTGGATGTGGACGCCTGCATCTCGACGCCGGACGCGCCGTCGATCTACGACATTCCGAAGGTGCTGCATCGGGAGGGTTTGGACGCGTACGTCGTTCGCCGCCTGGGCCTGCCGTTCCGGGACGTGGACTGGACGGTCTGGGGCGACCTGCTGGATCGCGTGCACAACCCGCGCGAAGAGGTCAGTGTCGCTCTCGTGGGCAAGTACGTGGACCTGCCCGACGCCTACCTGTCGGTCACCGAGGCGCTGCGCGCGGGCGGGTTCGCCTCCAAGGCCAAGGTGAACATTCGCTGGGTGCAGTCCGACGAATGCGAGACCGAGGCGGGTGCGCGCTCGCATCTGGCCGATGTGGACGCGATCCTGATCCCTGGCGGCTTCGGCATTCGCGGCATCGAGGGCAAGGTGGGCGCGATCCGCTACGCCCGCGAGCACAAGATCCCGCTGCTGGGGCTGTGCCTGGGTCTGCAGTGCGTGGTCATCGAGGCGGCGCGGTCGGTGGGTCTCGAGGACGCCAACTCCGCGGAGTTCGAGCCCGACACCAAGTACCCGGTCATCTCCACGATGGCCGACCAGGAGCAGATCGTGGCCGGTGAGGCGGACCTCGGCGGCACCATGCGGCTGGGCGCGTACCCGGCTGTGCTGCAGCAGGATTCCCTGGTCGCGGCCGCCTACGGCGAGACCGAGGTCTCCGAGCGGCACCGTCACCGCTACGAGGTCAACAACACCTACCGCGACAAGATCGCCAAGAGCGGGCTGAAGTTCAGCGGCGTCTCCCCGAACGGCCATTTGGTCGAATTCGTCGAGTATCCGGCCGACCAGCACCCGTTCCTGGTGGCCACCCAGGCCCACCCGGAACTCAAGTCCCGCCCGACCCGCCCGCATCCGCTGTTCGCGGCGCTCATCTCGGCGGCGCTGAAATACAAGGCCGCCGAACGACTCCCGGTGGAGATTCCGGACGAGGTTCCGGCCGCCGCAGGGGAGAAGGTTTCGAAGTAG
- a CDS encoding copper transporter, which translates to MISFRHHAISIAAVFLALAVGVVLGTRTQGHLFSGSGDRQQVDDLRAENGRLNDEVKASDAFLSGAAAKLLTGSLANRTVLVFTAPDADSGDVDAVTAALTTAGATVTGRIGLTGAFTDSSEGDRLRTALVNVVPAGAQLKIDAADQGSLAGDLLGQVLLTDPVGGQAKGTPQERGLALETLRGGGFLTFADVQPAQVAVVVTGDGARADENNRGTLVARFAGGLRSHSAGVVLAGRYGAADGPGAIAVARSEGGLASVTTVDNVDREIGRITTVLGLTEQLNGGTGRYGTGAKATSLTVAAMPR; encoded by the coding sequence ATGATTTCCTTTCGGCACCACGCGATTTCGATCGCCGCGGTATTTCTGGCCCTGGCGGTCGGCGTGGTGCTGGGCACCCGCACGCAGGGGCATCTGTTCTCGGGGTCGGGGGACCGGCAGCAGGTCGACGATCTGCGCGCGGAGAACGGGCGGTTGAACGACGAGGTGAAAGCCTCCGACGCCTTCTTGTCCGGTGCGGCGGCGAAGCTGCTGACCGGCAGCCTGGCGAACCGGACGGTGCTGGTCTTCACCGCTCCCGATGCCGACAGCGGTGATGTGGACGCGGTCACCGCGGCGCTGACCACCGCGGGGGCGACGGTCACCGGGCGGATCGGGCTGACCGGCGCGTTCACCGACTCCTCCGAAGGCGATCGGTTGCGCACCGCGCTGGTGAATGTCGTCCCCGCCGGAGCGCAATTGAAGATCGACGCCGCCGATCAGGGCAGTCTCGCGGGCGATCTGCTCGGGCAGGTGCTGCTGACCGATCCGGTGGGCGGGCAGGCCAAGGGCACGCCGCAGGAGCGCGGGCTGGCCCTGGAGACATTGCGCGGCGGCGGTTTCCTGACCTTCGCCGATGTGCAGCCCGCGCAGGTGGCGGTGGTGGTCACCGGGGACGGCGCGCGAGCGGACGAGAACAATCGCGGCACCCTCGTCGCCCGGTTCGCCGGCGGGCTGCGCTCGCACAGTGCGGGTGTGGTGCTGGCGGGTCGCTACGGGGCTGCCGACGGACCGGGGGCGATCGCGGTGGCGCGGTCGGAGGGCGGGCTGGCGTCGGTCACCACCGTCGACAATGTGGACCGCGAGATCGGGCGAATCACCACCGTGCTCGGGCTCACCGAGCAGTTGAACGGTGGTACCGGTCGTTACGGCACGGGCGCGAAGGCGACCTCGCTCACAGTCGCCGCCATGCCGCGCTGA
- the steA gene encoding putative cytokinetic ring protein SteA, producing MKMLALLSRNTETLPGLTGMARVDRNTRRLLQRVGPGDVVVLDEMDLDRLTADRLVEAQVAVVINASPSISGRYPNLGPEVLVANGIQLMDAVSSDVFKKIKDGIRVRVEGGVVYADKLSKKEPEALVEGIELTEGAIAERMIEARNGLADHLEAFSGNTIEFIRTESSLLIDGIGVPDVEIDMKRRHVVVVADGPEHIEDLRRIKPFIKEYAPILIGVGRGADTLTRSGYRPDLIVGDPEEITATTLKSGAEVILPADTDGHAKGLERIQDLGIGATTFPSSGAPADLALLLADHHGASLIVTVGAAASLDDFFDRGRRDSNPATFLTRLKMGTKLMDAKAVAALYRHRGSGWAVALVVLAALVALVVAVLATHMGGEVLTWVTHTWHRGSGWVERLLDRQP from the coding sequence ATGAAGATGCTGGCCCTGCTTTCGCGCAATACCGAAACGCTGCCTGGTCTGACCGGCATGGCCCGGGTGGACCGGAATACGAGGCGGTTGCTGCAGCGGGTCGGGCCGGGCGACGTGGTCGTCCTCGACGAGATGGATCTGGACCGGCTCACCGCCGACCGGCTGGTCGAGGCGCAGGTGGCGGTGGTGATCAACGCCTCGCCCTCGATTTCCGGCCGGTATCCCAATCTGGGGCCGGAAGTGCTGGTGGCCAATGGTATTCAGCTCATGGACGCTGTCAGCTCGGATGTCTTCAAGAAGATCAAGGACGGCATCCGGGTTCGCGTCGAGGGCGGTGTCGTCTACGCCGACAAGCTGTCGAAGAAGGAGCCCGAGGCGCTGGTCGAGGGCATCGAGCTCACCGAGGGCGCGATCGCCGAACGCATGATCGAGGCCCGCAACGGGCTGGCCGATCATCTGGAAGCGTTCTCCGGCAACACCATCGAGTTCATTCGCACCGAATCCTCGCTGCTCATCGATGGTATCGGGGTGCCGGACGTCGAAATCGACATGAAGCGACGGCATGTCGTGGTGGTCGCCGACGGGCCCGAGCACATCGAGGATCTCCGGCGCATCAAACCGTTCATCAAGGAGTACGCGCCCATCTTGATCGGGGTCGGGCGCGGCGCGGACACCTTGACGCGCAGCGGATATCGGCCCGACCTGATCGTCGGCGACCCGGAGGAGATCACCGCCACCACGCTCAAGTCCGGCGCCGAGGTGATCCTGCCCGCCGACACCGACGGGCACGCCAAGGGTTTGGAGCGCATCCAGGATCTGGGCATCGGCGCGACCACCTTCCCGTCCTCGGGTGCGCCCGCGGATCTGGCGCTGCTGCTGGCCGACCATCACGGCGCGTCGCTGATCGTGACCGTCGGCGCGGCGGCCTCGCTGGACGACTTCTTCGACCGCGGCCGCCGCGACTCGAATCCGGCGACCTTCCTGACCCGCCTCAAAATGGGCACCAAGCTCATGGATGCGAAAGCCGTTGCGGCGCTGTACCGTCACCGGGGCTCGGGGTGGGCGGTCGCGCTGGTGGTGCTGGCCGCGCTGGTCGCGCTGGTGGTGGCGGTGCTGGCCACGCACATGGGCGGTGAGGTGCTGACCTGGGTCACCCACACCTGGCATCGCGGATCGGGTTGGGTGGAGCGGCTATTGGACCGGCAACCATAG